A window of Oreochromis niloticus isolate F11D_XX unplaced genomic scaffold, O_niloticus_UMD_NMBU tig00002658_pilon, whole genome shotgun sequence contains these coding sequences:
- the LOC109197813 gene encoding leukocyte elastase inhibitor, translating to MRAQSSPVFSSVSFFETTYVFVHSACKPRIVGREVLPFTQEFLIQSKKHYSAELESVDFKTRSEEVRIDVNNWVQQQTPGNITEVVDEEDLNELTRLVLFTATHFRGSWIKDFSWSETYYAQFWLKKNDSKPVKMMKQEENFMCTFIEEANCKILEMPYSGEEVSMLIFLPAEIEDDTTGLEKLEKELTYKKFVAWTHPGKMQTCYIDVRLPQFTLEETYDLNTVLSSMSMVDAFDHTKCDFSGMSGHKDLVLSKVIHKAFVKVHEKATEATFVDMCWGEFHSGKKSWSNFDLKSFIADHPFLFFIRHNPTMNILFAGRFCCPV from the exons ATGAGGGCACA ATCCAGTCCAGTATTTTCTTCTGTGTCCTTCTTTGAAACCACTTATGTGTTTGTCCACAGTGCTTGCAAACCGAGGATTGTTGGG AGAGAAGTCCTGCCCTTTACTCag GAATTCTTAATACAAAGCAAGAAACATTACAGCGCAGAGCTGGAGTCTGTGGACTTCAAGACCAGGTCTGAAGAAGTCAGGATTGATGTCAACAACTGGGTGCAGCAACAAACACCAG GTAACATCACAGAGGTGGTGGATGAAGAGGATTTGAATGAACTGACCAGGCTGGTGTTGTTCACTGCCACCCACTTCAGAGGCAGCTGGATTAAAGATTTCTCGTGGTCTGAAACTTATTATGCTCAATTTTGGCTCAAGAAG aaTGACTCAAAGCCTGTGAAGATGATGAAACAGGAAGAGAACTTCATGTGTACCTTCATCGAAGAAGCAAACTGCAAA ATTCTAGAGATGCCTTACAGCGGGGAGGAAGTGAGCATGCTCATCTTTTTACCTGCAGAGATCGAGGATGATACAACAGGACTGGAGAAG CTGGAGAAGGAGCTGACCTATAAAAAGTTTGTGGCTTGGACTCATCCAGGCAAGATGCAAACATGTTACATTGATGTGAGGCTGCCTCAATTTACACTGGAGGAGACGTATGACCTGAACACAGTCCTGAGCAGCATGAGCATGGTGGACGCCTTTGATCACACAAAGTGTGACTTCTCTG GCATGTCTGGGCACAAAGATCTGGTACTTTCAAAAGTCATCCACAAGGCTTTTGTGAAGGTCCACGAGAAGGCAACTGAGGCTACTTTTGTGGATATGTGTTGGGGTGAGTTCCATTCGGGCAAGAAAAGCTGGAGCaattttgatttaaaatccttcaTCGCAGACCAccccttcctcttcttcatcagaCACAACCCCACCATGAACATCCTGTTTGCTGGTCGGTTCTGCTGCCCTGTGTGA